A DNA window from Brassica napus cultivar Da-Ae chromosome C1, Da-Ae, whole genome shotgun sequence contains the following coding sequences:
- the LOC106428688 gene encoding TORTIFOLIA1-like protein 2 codes for MKTTNMQAKGRGGGNMKAANPQQVIFELKKKVVTALNKLADRDTHQRGVDELENTVEHLAPDKISCFLSCILDTDSEQKSAVRKECIRLMATLARFHHGLVAPYLAKMVSSVVKRLKDQDSVVRDACIETMGVLASKMSCYEDESYGVFVSLVKPLFEAIGDQNKYVQSGAALCLARVVDSSPEAPVAIIQRMLTKTVKLLNSSHFIAKPAVIELNRSIILAGGATTKSVLISAMSSFQDALKNKDWTTRKAASVALMEIAATGEKFLGPLKASCISSLESCRFDKVKPVRDSIVLALQYWKGVPGSDSQEPSETVSSVRESYSGAQGDSELFSTSDSKSKDVTSNKYVIDLARKKVPFSARNAPTRYNERTKQDNWRIEIAVPESPIVSKVNLHNEESEGSCITKTFAEAANTPEVTYEYIPIEDKAGCYVTDAVNENDDIKSVTVSSNSFLASGMVNPAIRSKEFAAEETYSEEQQFSTKVKNRTSTDSTVTVSSSEISHDCCAQISNEMASVRKQLSDIENKQSRLIDQLQVFSTGIMNNFSALQSKVLSLEYAVEGIAQNFALHSDISNSNFVKLNQGSTVSPRLSSCTSRNSTEIRNRQSTLSSSKYSMTRENKTHGRSKLNVSQGKEKTPRSAFGEAGQQHTREDIWNNVGQGRQTLSQTRKSSESVTKHYAEVMSGPGGSCEDVVEAEYLEVLSGGDELALVELLDRTGPVLDNLSSNTVNELLSILLSYLLERRFMNSILPWLHQVADLSTTNGANYLIPSARKRAQVLSAIQETSCMGFSNLAERRAVTQLAMKLRKLWGKCS; via the exons ATGAAGACGACTAACATGCAGGCGAAAGGGAGAGGAGGAGGAAACATGAAGGCGGCGAATCCACAGCAGGTTATCTTCGAGCTGAAGAAGAAAGTCGTCACCGCCTTGAACAAGCTCGCGGATAGAGATACGCACCAGAGAGGAGTCGACGAGCTCGAGAACACAGTCGAGCATCTCGCGCCTGACAAGATCTCTTGCTTCCTCTCGTGTATACTGGACACTGATTCCGAGCAGAAGAGCGCGGTTCGCAAGGAGTGTATCAGGTTAATGGCTACTTTGGCTAGGTTTCATCACGGCCTCGTTGCGCCGTATCTCGCTAAGATGGTCTCTAGTGTTGTTAAGAGGCTCAAGGATCAGGATTCCGTTGTGAGAGACGCGTGTATTGAAACGATGGGTGTTTTGGCTTCGAAGATGAGCTGTTATGAGGACGAGAGCTATggtgtttttgtttccttggtGAAACCGCTTTTTGAAGCTATTGGTGATCAGAATAAGTATGTGCAGTCAGGTGCAGCCTTGTGCTTGGCGAGAGTTGTTGATAGTAGTCCTGAGGCTCCAGTTGCGATTATACAACGTATGCTTACCAAAACTGTGAAGCTGCTTAATAGCTCGCATTTCATTGCAAAACCAGCGGTTATTGAGCTTAACCGAAGCATCATCCTG GCTGGTGGGGCAACGACAAAGAGTGTGCTTATCTCAGCAATGAGTAGCTTTCAAGATGCGCTTAAAAACAAAGATTGGACTACTCGTAAGGCAGCCTCTGTAGCGCTTATGGAAATAGCGGCTACTGGTGAAAAGTTTCTTGGACCCCTCAAGGCTTCTTGCATAAGCTCTCTAGAGTCATGTCGCTTTGACAAA GTGAAACCGGTGAGGGACTCAATTGTTCTTGCCTTGCAATATTGGAAAGGTGTCCCTGGTTCTGATAGTCAAGAGCCGTCTGAAACTGTATCCTCCGTAAGAG AAAGTTATAGTGGAGCTCAAGGGGATAGTGAACTATTCAGCACCAGTGACTCTAAATCGAAGGATGTTACATCGAACAAATATGTAATAGATTTAGCAAGGAAGAAGGTTCCGTTTTCTGCCAGGAACGCACCTACACGTTACAATGAAAGGACTAAACAAGATAATTGGCGCATCGAAATCGCAGTACCGGAATCTCCAATTGTCTCCAAGGTTAATCTTCACAATGAAGAATCAGAGGGCAGTTGCATCACCAAAACATTTGCAGAAGCGGCAAACACGCCAGAAGTGACATATGAGTACATTCCAATTGAAGATAAGGCAGGTTGTTATGTAACTGACGCTGTGAATGAAAACGACGATATCAAGTCTGTTACAGTTTCGTCAAACAGTTTCTTAGCGAGTGGTATGGTGAATCCAGCCATAAGGAGTAAGGAGTTCGCAGCTGAAGAGACTTACTCTGAGGAGCAACAATTCTCAACCAAAGTGAAGAATCGTACAAGCACTGACTCTACTGTAACAGTGTCGAGCTCTGAAATTAGTCATGACTGCTGTGCTCAGATTTCAAATGAAATGGCTTCTGTACGTAAACAGCTCTCAGATATCGAGAATAAACAGTCACGACTGATAGATCAGCTACAG GTCTTTTCAACAGGAATAATGAACAACTTTTCGGCTCTTCAATCCAAGGTGTTAAGCTTAGAATATGCAGTGGAAGGGATCGCTCAAAACTTTGCCTTGCATTCAGATATATCAAACTCCAATTTTGTGAAGCTAAACCAAGGTAGTACTGTGTCACCGAGGCTCTCTAGTTGCACTTCGAGAAACTCAACGGAAATCCGCAATCGACAATCAACATTATCATCTTCCAAGTACTCAATGACAAGAGAGAACAAAACACATGGAAGAAGCAAACTAAATGTATCTCAGGGAAAAGAAAAGACGCCAAGAAGTGCTTTTGGTGAGGCTGGTCAACAACATACAAGGGAAGACATTTGGAATAACGTTGGACAAGGAAGACAAACATTGAGCCAGACCCGGAAAAGTTCTGAAAGCGTAACAAAGCATTATGCAGAGGTGATGAGTGGACCAGGTGGTTCATGTGAAGATGTGGTTGAAGCAGAGTATTTAGAAGTGCTCTCTGGTGGTGATGAGCTAGCACTTGTTGAGCTTCTTGACAGAACCGGCCCCGTGCTGGACAATTTGTCGTCAAATACCGTGAATGAGCTTCTGAGTATACTTCTCTCCTATCTACTTGAAAGAAGATTCATGAATTCAATACTTCCTTGGCTGCATCAG GTCGCTGACTTGAGCACTACAAATGGAGCTAATTATCTGATTCCATCAGCAAGAAAGAGAGCTCAAGTGTTGTCTGCAATTCAGGAGACTTCGTGCATGGGCTTTTCGAATCTTGCTGAGAGAAGAGCTGTTACTCAATTAGCAATGAAGTTGCGCAAACTTTGGG gaAAGTGCTCATGA